tatatccatgtccatatgaagtttttcagacattctaacatcaaatgcaaaacttagcatgaccttatactgctatagctttggtgtgcagtgtttaaagatatagagctccagtaatttatcacttgtgttatgcaaaatgaattcatactatgcatatttgtatagttatattgttttgattgtaagttaTTCcttttgtatcagtggattcatggctcctataccacagtgagatataactatcacttacagattactatattatgtgtctctgtgttaagctgtctgtttccactgggtagctttatctagtacaaccttcatcccaggggcacttatatgcatcataattaatgtacttttgcataaaatatagcaatttgctgagttttgattcattaaaatattgacagTCTCTCAGCCCCcagcttctggtaactcaatgctggtgctggaaccccccttcaaaaaatcctggctacgctcCTGCCCAGAAACAATTATGCAATACGGTCATGATCTCAGTATTGTTACCCTAAAGTCAAAGAAAATATATAAATCCCTTATCTATCAGTGACCTCCACAGAGTAGGCAAGTATCAGAATCTTGGTAGCGGAACCTTGGGCTGTATCAACATTACTTGGGTTATTGTCTTGCAGAGGTAAATCATCttttgaatttcacatcttttttcaccctagcttttttggaggctgcacccttttttacaacttcactgtttttggattagattgtacaTATGTTGACAGTTATTACAGTGTTGAACGTTAATAGTAAATTAATTGTTTTGTGATGCAGTTACTAATTTACAATATTTACATTGTGGGATACATCTCACATTCAGATGGCAATCATCTTTGGCACTGTAATTTTTCATAATGATTTGTGTGGTAATTTATGAAGAAGAGCCTGAAATTACAACTATACTGAAGTATTCATAAACAGCAATACAAATGAGCTCTTTAAGCCTATACAGAGCTGCTAAGTAGTGTCATTGACTCAGAAACATCATCATCTTtgtcattatcattatcatcatcattatcatcatcattatcatcatcattatcatcatcattatcatcatcatcatcattacataCAACTATACTGTCTTGAGGAACTCCATAATCTTGTTGTTTGCGTTTGTAAACAGTAGTTGCCCACCAGTAGAGAAAAATACCAGAAAACGATATCAAAAACAGCACAACATTCCAAAAACTGGATCCATTGAGACGATAATAAAATACAATATAAATGGGAACATAAGTCAAACTGACAAAAAAGTAATAAATTCCAGTCATAAATCCCTTCATGCCTTGAGGTGACTGCATATACATAAACTCCAACCCTGTAAACAATATTAACACTAAATAACTCTCATGTTGATTTTTTACTTACCAGATATCTGCAAAAATATTTCAGCAAATGGCAAAAGAATTGCAGCAACAATAAGTAGTGCATTGACTAGGAGAATGTGGTATGCATAGTAGGGAAGGAGTAGCATAGCTATTATCAAAGCAACAGAAGCACTAATACACAGCAGCAAGCCAATACCAAATCTTTGGAACAAGGTAGGACAATGTGCTCCTAGAGCTGGATACACACATCGGTCAACAATTGGAATCAGAAAAAAGTTGACAAAAGACAGCCACAATGAAATAACTAGTCCAACAATTCCTGTCTGCTTATTAAATCCAAAATATAAAAATGATGACAAGTAGAGCTCACCTATCATCTAATGTGTAACAATGCAGAAAGCATAACAAGATAAGACAAATAATTAGTAACAGCATGTAGCTACCTTTGTACAAATAAATATTCTTACACGTTGTGAGATTAAGCCAGCCAGCTCCAATAccagtacagtggatcctcgctTATCCAaatctcagttatccaaacacttcaattatctgaatgccaaatgtgactgttctattagagtattttgtcatcagtgtgcattctattagagtaattgactgttctattaaagtagttggaCGAAGCTccgtatataaatcaatgggtttcagttatccgaacaatttacttatctgaacactttttggctaactataagaacaaagctGTTGGGATAACTGAGGATCTACTGTATTAGCAGTAATAATAGCATAGCAGGTATCAGGAATGGGAACTAACTACAATTTACCTTTATATAGCCATCACTAAGAAAGCTAACTAGGCTAACAAAGAAAGCTCCTTTCCATTCATTACTATAGCTAAACACTTGTTTTGCATGATTTCAATAATTACTGCACTTGATTAAATGGTAGATCATTGTTTCTGATGTATTCAGTGCTATCTAAGCAAAATTATAAACTTTTCGCCCTCACCAGATTTCAAGGTTAACCCATTCACCGGCAATGCCTGTAACATCACTTTCTAAGTGCTCTGTAGCTTTTGTCAAAGCCCCTACACTTATCCTGTAACATTCACACTGTTAAGTGAACAGGAAAAGGATAACTGGTCCCTCATACACAATTGTGGGGAAAATGACATCATCGCACACTTTGATAATAAGTATTTTAGATGATTCTTCGAAGTGATATTGGCACtgctatagtatgtatgtgtttagctgaatcctcaaaaacatttaataactcatggatggaatTACACATATCTTGAAATTTGTAgtgctgcttgacccgctaaaaatatttcaaaacctttttgtttaaacgtctgacataatatttatggtcaatcaaaaatttcacaatacactcctatggggaagccatataagtacagtgtccattacaaccctttcccgaacttgtaatggagtcaAACTGTGCGTGTCTGtagttgacacctttgctgttaccactaatcatctggttggctgaaatgttaactctgttgagaaaaaatccattttagctgtttttcaggattcagctcaaaatGTACATACTATAACAAAGAAAAACAGTAAAGAGACGGATTATATAGGTTCGAGTGGCATATTGCTATATATATTGTACGCCTTGAATTTGTGCATATATGCGCATGTACACTAGCTGCTGAAATGCCTGAAAACCACGTAGACTTGGATATAATCATTTCAACTGTCAACAGCTtagtattattataaacagtacTAAACTGATAAGTTGTGAAATTTTAAGCATAGTTTTGCCCAGGGCGATTTTGCactataatggctttgtggctgtcgttgtgtaaacaacaactccATAATCAAACAGTGAGAGGTTAAGCATCAGTTTGGGCTGAGTAATATACCAGTAGCTAGCTGTAGCATCAAAGCTACCACAGGAACAGAAACAATTAAGGAAAATAGCTGATCAAGGCCACAGGTAAtaaatagttgtaacacaggcatgagagcatacatatcaggcaaaagccTGAATACCCCCATGtcacagctaatatgtaacctTTCCAATCCATATCAGGCTAATAGTCTGAAGTGGGTAaacaatcacccaagccaatacaagtgcaactACTGGATGTATAAAATTTAGGGCTGGAACAAAGGCCAAATTTACCCTCTGAAGCTTCTTGCAAGAAAGCCACTGAACCTTCGAACCTTTGTTGATTGTGTCATGTTAGTAACTAATTATTATAAcccatatgtgactgaatttgacaaaacaaggcttcgacgcacaaagctttgttaggagatatggcgattttaaggaatcattgtgtaataacttcccagtgcctacagctgtgcaaacaaaatttgcaccaattgttcacctgttcactagctatcactgagtgggtgtatacatttctgatacccaaaatttgccctgttttgagcagcttttttcgagcgggtaataatatcacaggcggtagtaatagggtgggagggtgggggtggacggtggtcttaatatacgggtataaaatgaagtaaggagacgattggaatccagaggccaagtgtgggctctccatggccctccatggccctcagattactccaaattgactgagaacactattggcgagctctctgtgaagtcccagctcactacacaccattatcacaaagccatggccatttaatggtgccaatctcacactcatggctttgacagggtcggaagaaagctgctacagaaaccagacttgtcagtgctgaaggaagtacagtgtgaaatatgatagtgcattagaccagcaatccatttctggtaaaatcgtaagtttgattttgtgtgtgtggaagccttgttatgtgaaatccggtcacatttaatattatgagaggcatcacgtgagatcacgtgatataaCAACAATACAGattgcttgtttggctgcctcttgctatgagccttatccgaaattacgtcacagacataaaaatggccgctgtagtgtggggacattcgtaaaatttgtatgggcgactatgggacgAAAATTTTTaaacggcaatatctcagccaagaaggaaaaTATCGAActgtaactagcaggtatggctataagacattacaataagtacgtaaaagcgattttcggttgattttcaaaacaacgctagattcctattctttcagcaaATTTATCACCATACCTGttggttagagctcgatatcttccgtcttggctgagatattgccgttcaaaaaatttctacccatagtcgcccatacaaattttacgaacgtccccacactacagcggccatttttatgtctgtgacgtaatttcggataaggctcattccctgtgttccatgggttggtattaAAGTGTggccctgttttcaagcgtcaattggtatgttacactttatatgggctataatgcattcatgtgtgactgaatttgacaaaacaaggcttcgacgcacaaggctttgttaggagatatggcgcttttaaggaatcattgtgtaataacttcccagtgcctacagctgtgcaaacaaaatttgcaccaattgttcacctgttcactagctatcactgagtgggtgtatacatttctgatacccaaaatttgccctgttttgagcagcttttttcgagcgggtaataatatcacaggcggtag
The nucleotide sequence above comes from Dysidea avara chromosome 3, odDysAvar1.4, whole genome shotgun sequence. Encoded proteins:
- the LOC136248609 gene encoding uncharacterized protein, with the protein product MKTMNPILHSTALIRRRFDTLTTLLIDKRKFKMIGELYLSSFLYFGFNKQTGIVGLVISLWLSFVNFFLIPIVDRCVYPALGAHCPTLFQRFGIGLLLCISASVALIIAMLLLPYYAYHILLVNALLIVAAILLPFAEIFLQISGLEFMYMQSPQGMKGFMTGIYYFFVSLTYVPIYIVFYYRLNGSSFWNVVLFLISFSGIFLYWWATTVYKRKQQDYGVPQDSIVVCNDDDDDNDDDNDDDNDDDNDDDNDNDKDDDVSESMTLLSSSV